The nucleotide sequence GGAACGTCTGTTCATGGCGCTTCAGGGCCTGCACAGTATTTCAAGTCTGCGTCTTTTCCCTCAATAATCTATTTACCGCTTAAAACTTTTTGAATCCACGGCAGAGCGTGGGAAACGGCCGCGTAGCCTCCGACCGAGGAACCTTTGGCGCGGAAGCCTGAGCACGCGGAACCCCAGCTGACGACACCAACCTGAACAGCTTTGCCTGGTTTTTGGATGAACACAGGACCACCGCTGTCACCCGGGCAGGAGGAATGCTGGTGCTGAAAGGTATTGATACAAAGTGTTTCAGGCCCCAGCACATAGCCACGTTTTTTCGGAAAATCATCCTGGGCACATAATGACCGTGGCAGCAAAGGGGCTTCCAGTTTCTTCAACCAGTCACTTGTTTTTGCGCCTTCACTGTCCGTCAGACCCCAGCCAGTGATCATCACAGGTTCATTGGAATCACCCAAATCCACGGTGTTAAGTTCAACCGGCGTGATGTCCATCACAGCTTCAGAAAGCTCAATCAATGCGATATCGGATTTCGGCCAGTTGAAATCAGGATGAGTCTGAATAGAACGGATTTTAAGACGACGACTGTCCTGACCGGACTGGGCAATGCCACCGATGTAAAGTACCAGCTTGGCCGGCGCAACAATTCGCTGACGGGTTTCTGATTCATCTTCGAGCACACAATGAG is from Bdellovibrio bacteriovorus str. Tiberius and encodes:
- a CDS encoding S1 family peptidase, producing MLRFSVCLFIFIFSLTSVSPAITGGTFASAGEFPFMVNIWFNDPKENYVSHHCGGSLIAPRWVLTAAHCVLEDESETRQRIVAPAKLVLYIGGIAQSGQDSRRLKIRSIQTHPDFNWPKSDIALIELSEAVMDITPVELNTVDLGDSNEPVMITGWGLTDSEGAKTSDWLKKLEAPLLPRSLCAQDDFPKKRGYVLGPETLCINTFQHQHSSCPGDSGGPVFIQKPGKAVQVGVVSWGSACSGFRAKGSSVGGYAAVSHALPWIQKVLSGK